A region of the Anopheles merus strain MAF unplaced genomic scaffold, AmerM5.1 LNR4000075, whole genome shotgun sequence genome:
ATCGATGAAACGGCTACATCGAGGTCGTGTCTTTCGTCGACACAGTGTCGACACCATGcgtttatgtgtgtatgtgtaaacAGCGCTTCATATGTGTCTATCCCGTCGCCGTGAGATCAACACAGACTGCACAATTCTTTCCATTTCCTGCTAAAAACTGCCACAAAAACCCCGCTAAACTGTGTCCCAAGACGGGTAGCGTGTAagctgttcgtgtgtgtgtgtttttaacaGTGCACTGCGCCCGAAAGTCACACTCAGAGGGACGCCGCGGTCAGTGCGATGGAGTACTACGCCATTTTCATACCAAACAACACATCCAACTTTGGTAAGTATGCGCGCAGCCGACCGTTTGGTTTCAAAACCCCTAAAGGTCTGAAATGACTCTCCTCTCTGTGCTGGCCACCGTAGCCATCAAAAGCTTTTACAACGACAAGGCGGAGGCGCTTGCCGCCCTGAAGGTGCACAAAGATGCCCGGATGAAGTCGTTCCCGTCGAGCGAGGAGGCCGTCTACTTCTACCTGCACGGGCCCGCGGACGGCGGGGGGAGCACTGGAGGAGGcggtggagctgctgctgctgctagcctAGGTAAGAAGGATGAAGACACTATTTTTATGTGCGTTTAATTTCATCAAACTCACGGCGTTGaattacaattttatttatttttaatgtccCCCACTCCTCTCGCCTGTCCCCTGTCACCATGTTTTCGCCTGTGACAGTGCCCCCCGGAAGCCCGATACCGCCGGCCGAACGGAAGGTACCGAAATCGCCCTTCATCGCACCGTCCAGCCAGAAGCTGGTCGCGTTTCGCAAGCTGATCGAAGCAAACAACGTCGAGGAGGTGCGGGCGACGATACAGCAAAACCCGCGCTACCTGATCAGCTCCGGCGACACGCCGACTATCCTGAAGGAAGGTCCCCGCTACAACGCACTGCACATTACCGCGATCGAGGGACGGGGCGAAATCTGCCGCCTCATACTGCAGACGATCGAGAGTGCCACGTACATCGAGCTGCTGCACGGGCAGCGCTCCGcctcgaccgacgaggtcaccGCCATCCTGCTCGACCTGTACCTGAACACGCCGGACAAGTGCCGGAACGAGACGCCACTGCACTTCGCGGCCAAGCTCGGGTGGGTGGAGGTGGTGCGCGAGCTGATCGCGTTCCCCCAGTGCCAGGTGAAGCCGAACGCGGACGGGCTGTACCCGCGCGACATCATCTGCAGCCGGGCGCGGCCGGCCAACAACACGCCCGAGGTGCGGGCCGCGATCGATGCGCTGCTGAGGGAGAACTTCTTCGTGCCGGTGATACGGGCGGAGGACAACACGCTGCCACCGGTCGTGGGGGAACCGTTCTCGCCGACCGAGCTGCCCAAGCTGGAAGGGGCGGGGCCCAGGGACAAGCTGGGCGCCCGGCGGGAGATAAAAGCGTACGCCGGCCCGATGGATCACGACAAGGCGCAGCGGTTCTGCAAGCGGTGGAAGACACCGCCGAGGCTGAAGGTGTTGGGGAGCGCCGCGGCGAAGGTGCAGAGCGACGGGAAGCTGTCGGAGCTGCGGCAATGCTCGACGCCGATCAAGGGTGGCACCGCGCGCCGGCTGCTCTTTGCCAACCGCTCGTTCGATGGAAGGCTGGAAGAGGTAACGGCAACCGGAATGGATGGTGAgcaggtggaggaggaggaggaggaagaggaggaggaggagcagcgCAACAACAATAACCATAGCCTGGTGGAAGCGAGCCTGGACGAAAGTTTGGTGCAGCCGGTGGAGAAGCTCCTGCCGGACGATAACGGCAATCACCTGCGCCTGTCGGTCCCGTACACCCCGAACCGGCTGTTCTTCTCCTACCGCACCAACCACCTCGCCAACGCCAGCTTCGACACGAACGGCTCGTACTGCGACAGCGAGCCGGACGAGGGCAACTTTAGCTACGTGTGCGAGGAAACGCAAACCCTGTACGGGAAGGCGAACGTGACGGAGTCGCCCTCGTTCAAGGAGCGCTCGATACGGCTGGCCGATCCGGCCAAGGGTCTGGAAACGGTGGGCCGCATGCTGGCGGAAAAGGAGCAGGTCGGCTGGAAGGAGCACTGGAGCTTTCTGGGCACGTTCTGCAACATGGCGGAGGAGGCGGGCCTGACGCTGCTGGACCGCTATCTGGCGCAGCGCAAGCAGCAGCTGGAAGGCGCCAGCCGGCAGCCAGAGCCCATCGTCCCGCCCGCTGACACCGGGGAGGAAGTGCCGGCGGTGCAGCGAGGCGATGcgggagaccgttcctttagcGACGAGCTGAACATGATCTGCGAATCGACGGAAAAGATGACGCTCAATATGGCGGGCGATGGGGAGCTGCACCGGACCGCCGTCTCGAACCCGTACCGCTGTCTGCTCAACtcgctgcacgtgttcggCACCCGGCTGGTGAACAACGTGGCCAAAGCGACCGCCAAACCCGGCGACTGCACTGCCGCCGAAATGTTCCAGGGCGAGATACGCAAGGTGGAAAAGCTGCTGGAAAACTATCGCAACGATGGGGCCTTCCGAGTGGTCGACTTTTCCAAAGTGCACTCCCTGTTCGCCTACCTGATCGTGGCGAACGTCGCGCACAACCGTACGGGTGAGGAGCTGGCCAGCATATGGCGTCCACTGGTGCAAACGAACGGGTCGCTGCACGACGCAGCCAAATGTGTCGGCACGTTCTTGGAACAGTATTCTAGCCTTGCTGCAACAATAACGCCCCTCGACTTTGCCGACCAATCGGGATGGAGCGAGAACGAACACATCGCACCGTGCGGGTGTCGTACCGGTGCGACCACCATCCACGCCGGCACCGGCGGCGCTCCGGGCATAATGGAGCGAATGAACAAACGGCGCGAAAAGCGTGCGATTCGGACCACTCCGGCGTCGGAACCGGTACCAGCGCCGGTTGTGGTCGACTTCCACACGTACCGTAGCGGTGGCGGGAAGGAGCCGCTCCAGCTGAATGGGTCGAAGGACGAGGAAGAGCTGTACTACAGCTGCAGCGATTCCGAGAACGAGCAGGAAGAGGATGCGTTCTTTACGCCACCGTCAAGCCCGAAAGCGCTGCGCAAGGATCGCaacggcaacaacagcagcggcCACCACGAGACGACGGATGGTTTACTGAACGGGGCGATACACGCCGACGAAGGAGCACTACTGAACGGATCGATGGATACGAGCCCGGTGGTGGAGGAGCGGCAGGAGCAACAGCAGAAGGCAAGCTATACCGCATTCATTTCCGAAACGATGCCAACCAAGCAGGACTTTGACGTGTGGAACGTGCTGAAAATGGTCGAGATCGATCCGCAGGCGCATCCGCACGTGCACGCCTGGAAGTGTGCGATGGTGGAGTACGGTTCCTAGGGGCGCGCGATTATCTTGCGGGATTGTGTCTCGAACGATTGTGTCTCGAATCTCGAATAAAACAGGTAGCGAACAGCTGGTTTGGAAAATTGTCAGACGAAAGCATGAAATGCTTAAAAGAGAGGATAAAAAAAGGATtaatgtttgttattggcaGTTGGTGGGCTTTGGTTTTGTATTGCGTGGAGTGTCTACAAAGGACACATGGAGGGATAACCTACGAACTGTAACAATATAATTGTCATGCTGGCGCACGTCATGTTTTTCATGTAGaggagttgttgtttttttacaaaatgtttttatgcgatcaagtttatttttattgaaaggATTGAAGGAGCTTTTTTCGTTCGAGGTTCTGAGCAGGGCAGGAAACAATCAGCACGCACATGACTGTactcaattaaaattaaagtaaattaTTAAGACTACCTCATACTCGTCTTTTATTTCGGGTGATTCCACACAAtttaatgaatattttgtCCATGTGACCGTAGACATAGAAAGATATTATGGAATAGATCGCTTGGGGTCTTACGATTCTTATTCGCTGCATGCCTTTTCATCCGTTTTTGTCGTTAATCTGCATTTCAAGGCGctggtcccgtggtacaatcgtcaactcgaacgactcaacaacaacatacccgtcatgggttcaagcctagaatggaccgccCCCcctgtagcaaggactgacctAACCGGCTTGcgtgcgtggtaatgaatcaagtctcgaaagcctgtataggacGCCATGTCCGTGGAGGTTACGCCCTACGGAGAATCCAAAtccaaatagaagaagcatTCCAAGGCCTTACTCCATTCATTGGTAGTAGTCAGCAGTTAGAGAGTcctgtcttcttcttcttctttggcacaacaaccgctgtcggtcaaggcctgcctgtacccactagtgaagtgagcattggctttcagtgacttattgttaccatagcaggatagtcaatcctacgtatgggggcacagtctattcgggacttgaacccatgacgggcatgttgttacgtcgtacgagttgacgactgtaccccCAGACCGGCCCAGAGTCCTgtctagtgatgggtaaattttaagttttcatcagaatcgattccagctagCTCCGAAGTTGTCTAGAAACGATTCCGGAATCTACTAGGTCCGGAATCCATTCCGGAATCgagctccggaattgattccagaaTTGGCTCCaaaatcggctctggaatcagaatcggttccgaaatcagaattggctccCAAATCAGAGTTGGCTTCGAAATAGGAGTCGGTGTCGGCTTCCCCATTGGAATAGGCGTTTCGGTCGGatgatgctacgtattgatatCCGCAAAGAATACAAATTTATTTGtgaacgatccattctcatggagattcccggactgatttcgtCTCTGAAACttcttcaattcaattcaagaaaTGATTCTCATTTGTAGTCAATTCTGTAGTTCtcaattctggagtcaattccgatttCGTTTCCGGAACTAATTGCGATTTTCATGTCGATTCTGGTTCCAGGGCCAATTCCGATTAACGAATTGATTCCGGATTCGGTGTGGAATCCGGAATCGGCGCTGGAATCAACTCCGGTATTGGCTCCGGTACCGGAATCATTTCTGACattagaatcggctccggaattgattccgaacacgaaATCGGAATCGAGTAGGTCCAATTCCGCGCTTTCACCCCATAGCCCAGTCCGTATCATCAGCGTAGGCCAAGGTTTGGGAGATACCTCCCCGAAAGTTCGGTGACTTTCATAAACGGAGCAAAGTTTGTTGGAGCTCGTGAACAGACAAATAGGAAAGGAGTATCCTTGGAACCATGTCAGCACATCGCACTTAATTGTAACAGGACCACTGATCATGTGGAgcatgaaaagaaaagaaaataagaatGTAAAAACggttaatttgaaatttgtacGAAAATGGCGCTTTGTTTacctgttttttcttctctcgaaCGAAACGTCAAAAGCAGCCCAGCTGTGGaacagaaaccaaaacaaaaaggggctGATTAATCAGCTGAATGGTTTCCTCGTTTCGTTGCTGATTTGGCTGCTAGAGTGGTTGAAAAAGTTCCTTCCTATTCCTTTTCCCGAAAATGGCGAGCGGTGGTGTGGAACCCAATATAAGCAAATATTTCGCCAATGATCCACCGAGCTGTTTCGATAGTTTGACCGCCGGCGAAGGTACGTACCTGAGAAAACAGCACAATAACGAGACTGAGCGCTACTATATGTGTTTCTACTTCTTTCTACTTCTGTTGCAGAAGGTCTCTCGCAGGGAGCAATGGCGGAAGCGTACCTGTCCTACGACTACCTCGCCAGCAGCTCGATGGACCTGCAATCCCAACCCAACATTCCGGACGGCGTGCGCGATCTGTGGCAGCCGCCCAGACGGACGGCACCGGGCGGCCTGCCACCCGCCAACCTAACCATGCCCGGCGTAAGCGTGGCGACCGATCTGACCGATCCGGTGCAGGACGCGGTCGGGTTGCTGGTCGACGCGAGCGAGGCGCAGCAGCGCAAGCTGCTCCTCCCGGACAACGTAACGCAGGACGAGCGGGGATTGCGCGAGCTGATAGAGAACGGGTGCTTCCGGTCGGCGGTGAACCTGACCGCCCGGTTGCTCACGATCAAGCAGCAGGGTTTCGGGCACGCGGGGCATCCGGTGAAGCACAGTCCCAACTCGCTGCAGCTCTGGTTCACCCGGCTGGCGCTGCTGGTAAAGCTCGGCCAGTACGAGATAGCGCGCGTCGAGGCGGAACCGTTCGGTGCACTCAGCAATCCGGACGTGTTTTACGAGTTCTACCATCCGGACATGCACGCGGACAGGAAGGGCTCGATGGCACCGTTCTCCTTCCGGCTGCTGCTTGCCGAGCTGCCCGTCTATCTCGGTGCGCCACGTGTCGCGCTCGATCGGCTGACCGATCTGTTGGCGGTGGTGCATCAAATCCGCTGCTACTTCGAGCGAACTGCCGGCCTGCCGAACGGTGCCGTGCCCCATGCGCAGGAAGCGTTCGGCTTTTGGACCGCGCGCGAAACGCGCGTCCTGCATTCCATCGTGAACTGTGCGCTGGCGGTGAAAGATTTCGGGCTGGTCGAGCAGCTCATGGAACGGCTGGCCGGGGCAGCGGCCAACCCGCAGAAGCGCATACTCCTGTCTGCCTGGGGCCGGATGCGGCTGCAGTGTGGCGATATGGCGGGTGCGGAGAAAAAGTTTGCCGAAGCTCGAAGGCTCAAAGAGGAGTAAGCCGTTTTCCTTTTCGAAATTCGTCTTGCGCGCTATCGTACGCAACTCTCACACAAGtgctttcgatttttttttatttgtcacAGGAAAGCCTCCGAGGTGCCGGATCTGATCGACCGGGGGCTGCTGGCCGTCGCCCAGAACGATTTCCAGAGCGCATTTGAGCTGTTCCAGAAGGCGTCGGCGGCCGCGCCCTCCAACACGATGCTGTACAACAACATGGGCGTGTGTTTGCTGTACTCGGGCAAGCTGAAGGAGGCGATCAAGCTGTACGAGGGCGCAATCGAGCGTAACACCAAGGCTTGTCTGAACGAGTCGCTGCTCGTGAACCTGTCCACGCTGTACGAGCTGGAGTCGAACCATgcgaaggagaagaagatTAAGCTGCTGAAGCTGGTCAATCGGCACCGGGCCGACCTTACGGTCGGGCTGGACGTT
Encoded here:
- the LOC121601357 gene encoding trafficking protein particle complex subunit 12-like, with product MASGGVEPNISKYFANDPPSCFDSLTAGEEGLSQGAMAEAYLSYDYLASSSMDLQSQPNIPDGVRDLWQPPRRTAPGGLPPANLTMPGVSVATDLTDPVQDAVGLLVDASEAQQRKLLLPDNVTQDERGLRELIENGCFRSAVNLTARLLTIKQQGFGHAGHPVKHSPNSLQLWFTRLALLVKLGQYEIARVEAEPFGALSNPDVFYEFYHPDMHADRKGSMAPFSFRLLLAELPVYLGAPRVALDRLTDLLAVVHQIRCYFERTAGLPNGAVPHAQEAFGFWTARETRVLHSIVNCALAVKDFGLVEQLMERLAGAAANPQKRILLSAWGRMRLQCGDMAGAEKKFAEARRLKEEKASEVPDLIDRGLLAVAQNDFQSAFELFQKASAAAPSNTMLYNNMGVCLLYSGKLKEAIKLYEGAIERNTKACLNESLLVNLSTLYELESNHAKEKKIKLLKLVNRHRADLTVGLDVCLKLQTTV
- the LOC121601353 gene encoding ankyrin repeat and LEM domain-containing protein 2 homolog, translated to MEYYAIFIPNNTSNFAIKSFYNDKAEALAALKVHKDARMKSFPSSEEAVYFYLHGPADGGGSTGGGGGAAAAASLVPPGSPIPPAERKVPKSPFIAPSSQKLVAFRKLIEANNVEEVRATIQQNPRYLISSGDTPTILKEGPRYNALHITAIEGRGEICRLILQTIESATYIELLHGQRSASTDEVTAILLDLYLNTPDKCRNETPLHFAAKLGWVEVVRELIAFPQCQVKPNADGLYPRDIICSRARPANNTPEVRAAIDALLRENFFVPVIRAEDNTLPPVVGEPFSPTELPKLEGAGPRDKLGARREIKAYAGPMDHDKAQRFCKRWKTPPRLKVLGSAAAKVQSDGKLSELRQCSTPIKGGTARRLLFANRSFDGRLEEVTATGMDGEQVEEEEEEEEEEEQRNNNNHSLVEASLDESLVQPVEKLLPDDNGNHLRLSVPYTPNRLFFSYRTNHLANASFDTNGSYCDSEPDEGNFSYVCEETQTLYGKANVTESPSFKERSIRLADPAKGLETVGRMLAEKEQVGWKEHWSFLGTFCNMAEEAGLTLLDRYLAQRKQQLEGASRQPEPIVPPADTGEEVPAVQRGDAGDRSFSDELNMICESTEKMTLNMAGDGELHRTAVSNPYRCLLNSLHVFGTRLVNNVAKATAKPGDCTAAEMFQGEIRKVEKLLENYRNDGAFRVVDFSKVHSLFAYLIVANVAHNRTGEELASIWRPLVQTNGSLHDAAKCVGTFLEQYSSLAATITPLDFADQSGWSENEHIAPCGCRTGATTIHAGTGGAPGIMERMNKRREKRAIRTTPASEPVPAPVVVDFHTYRSGGGKEPLQLNGSKDEEELYYSCSDSENEQEEDAFFTPPSSPKALRKDRNGNNSSGHHETTDGLLNGAIHADEGALLNGSMDTSPVVEERQEQQQKASYTAFISETMPTKQDFDVWNVLKMVEIDPQAHPHVHAWKCAMVEYGS